Below is a genomic region from Actinoallomurus bryophytorum.
CACCATGCTGCCCGGACACGCCCGCTGGGCCCCGTACCTCCGCCGTCTCCGCTATGTCATCGTCGACGAGGCGCACGGATACCGCGGAGTGTTCGGCTCGCACGTCGCCCAGGTGCTGCGCCGGCTGCGCCGGATCTGCGCCCGGTACGGCACGTCGCCGGTCTTCGTGCTCGCCTCGGCCACCGCTTCCTCTCCGGGCGCCTCCGCGTCCCGGCTGACGGGTGTGCCGGTCGCCGAGGTCGGCGACGACGCCTCACCGCGGGGCGCGACGTCGTTCGCCCTCTGGGAGCCACCCCTCACCGAGCTGCGCGGTGAGCACGACGCGCCCATACGCCGCACCGCGACCGCCGAGGCCGCCGACCTGCTGGCCGACCTCGTCGTGGAGGACGTACAGACGCTGGCGTTCGTACGCTCGCGGCGCGGCGCCGAGTCGGTGGCCCTGGGCGCCAAGCGCGCACTCGCGGAGATCTCGCCGTCGCTGCCCGCCCAGGTCGCGGCGTACCGTGCGGGGTTCCTGCCCGAGGAGAGACGCGCGCTGGAAAAAGCGCTCCGCTCACGGTCGCTGGTCGGGCTCGCCTCCACCAACGCGCTCGAGCTGGGAGTCGACGTCTCGGGCCTGGACTCGGTCATCATCTGCGGCTGGCCGGGCACACGCGCCTCCCTGTGGCAACAGGCGGGCCGCGCCGGCCGCGCCGGACAGGACGCCCTGGCCGTGCTCATCGCGCGCGACGACCCGCTCGACACCTACCTCGTGCACCACCCATCGGCGATCTTCGGTACGCCCGTCGAGGCGACCGTTCTCGATCCCGACAACCCGTACGTCCTGGCCCCGCACCTTTGCGCCGCGGCGGCGGAGCTGCCGCTCACGGAGAACGACCTGTCGATGTTCGGCCCGACGGCTCTCGAGGTCGTCTCCGACCTCGTACGCCGGGGGATGTTGCGACACCGCCCGGCGGGCTGGTTCTGGACCAAGCGCCAGCGCGCGAGCGAACTGGCCGACATCCGCGGCGCGGGCGGACCGCCCGTACAGGTCGTGGAGGAGGCCACCGGGCGTCTCCTGGGGACCGTCGACGAGCCCTCCGCGCACACGACCGTCCACGACGGCGCGGTTTACCTGCACCAGGGCGAGTCGTACGTGGTGCGGACGCTCGACCTGGACGACTCGGTCGCGCTGGTCTCGGCGGCCGATCCCGATTACACGACGACGGCTCGGGATGTCACCGACATCACGATCCTGGAGACGTTGCGCTCGACGTCGTGGGGCGAGGCGGAGCTGTGCTTCGGCACCGTCGAGGTCACGCGGCAGGTCGTCTCGTACCAGATGAGGCGCCTCGCGAGCGGCCAGGTACTCGGCGAGCATCCGCTCTCACTGCCCCCGCGAACCCTGCGTACGCGTGCGGTCTGGTGGACGCTGCCGGAAGAGGCGCTCGCCGCTCTCGGCGACGTGGACGTGGCGGGCTCGGCACACGCGGCCGAGCACGCGTCCATCGGCCTGCTGCCGCTTTTCGCCACCTGCGACCGGTGGGACATCGGCGGCGTGTCGACGGCGATGCACCCGGACACGTCGCGCATGACGGTGTTCGTGTACGACGGTCACGAAGGTGGAGCGGGCTTCGCCGAACGCGGCTACGAACGAGCCGGCGCGTGGCTCCGCTCGACCCGGGAGGTCATCGCGGCGTGCGAGTGCGAGTACGGGTGCCCGTCGTGCATCCAGTCGCCCAAGTGCGGCAACGGGAACGACCCTCTGGACAAACACGGTGCGCTGGACCTTCTTGACGCTCTGTTGAAACAGGCGCCACAGGAGTAACCCGACTTGACCAAATCACCATATTAGTTGGATCGTGGCACATCTCACAGCAAACCCGTGCGTCTCGGGGACGGCCTGAAGCCGTGTCCGAGGAGAGGATGAGCGGCCAATGATCCTCCTGGGAATAGTCCTGGCCGGCGCTGCCGTATGCGTCGCCGTCGGCATCATCGCCGACAACACGGCCCCCGCGACGCTGACCGTCTTCGGCCAGCACGTGCCAGGAGTGAGCTCAGAAGCCCAGGTCTTCGTCGCCGGCGTGATCGTGGCCATCTTCTTCGTCATGGGCCTGGCCATATCGTCCCTGGCCCTGGGCCGCTCGATGCGCGTCCGGCAGGAGCTACGCGACCTGCGCGAGGAGCGCGAGGAGTCACTGACCGCGCTGGAGCTGGAGCGGCAGCAGCTACAGCGAGAACTCGCCCGCGCCCGGGGAAACCAGCGCCCGACGACGGCCGACATCCCGGTCGCAGGCCACCGGAAGCGCGACCAGGACCCGGTGTCGCCGTTCTTCGACCAGTCCGCCTGACCGGGACCCGGTGTCTGCGGGGACGCAGTGCCGGCGTCCTGCCTCGATCCCGCCGCCTCGTACGCGGGCGGCTCGTGAGCCCGACTGTGGGTGCGCTGGTCTAGGCCGACTGTTCTCAGTCAGAGAAGTCCAGTGACGGCGGTTCCGCCCGGGGACTACTCGGAGCCGTTCCGCTCGGCCAGTCCTCAGCACCGGCGATATGACCGTCTTCGCGCGCCTCGGCTGTGGCGACGACGCCCCTGATAACTATGCGAACCCGACGCAGGTGCACCGGTGTCCGCCACGCCGTCCACAGTCAGAAATCCCGCTGGCAGTCCCGCCCGACCGCGGAGCCGTTCCGCTCTACCAGTCCTCAATACCGGCGATATGACGTCTTCACACGCCTTCAGCTGCGGCGACGACGCCCCTGGTAACTGCGCGAACCCACTGCGGGCTCGCTGGTGTCCGCCGCGCTGTCCTCAGTCAGAGAGGTATCGGTGGTGGCGGTTCCGCTCGGGTCGGTTTCGCTTGGACCGGTCGTGATCGGGGCGGTCGTATCGGGCGCGGTCGATGTGGTCGCCGTCGCCGTCGCGGTCGCGCCATCGGCCAGTGCTGTCGTCTCGGCGACCGTTGAGGGGGTGGCCTTCGTCTTCCGGCGGGTCATCCACTTGCCGCCGGTCGAGCGCGCACCCTCGGCGGCGAGACGCTGACGGCGTGACCACATGCCCAGATGCGCCGAGATGACGAGCAGCACCAACGCGACCGCGAGGCTCTGTCCCCACTTGATCGGGGTGGTCTCCGAGACGTTGCGCGCCTGCGGCTGCGAGGGGGGCGGTGCGGCGACCTGCGGGTCGGGGCTGGGGTACTGGAATCCCTGGCCTGAACCATCGGGCGCCACGGAAGGCAGGCTGAACGGCGAGGCACCGTTGAGCGGGTTGAGCCCGAAGTTGTTGGCACCGGCACCGCTGCCGCTGCCCGTACCGCCCGTCGGGAGTGGCCCCATGGCGCCGGGTGAGGCGTTGCCACCGGCGCCGGTGTGACGGGGGTTCTTGCTCGGCACGCTGGTCTGCGTCGGCTTCGCGGTGCTCGCCTGCTCCCGCGCCGAGAAGCCCGCGGTCTGGTACGTGCAGCTGGTGCCGTTCCCGATGACCGCCAGCGTGAAGTAGCCGGCCTTGGGGACGGTCACGTCTCCCTGGATCTGACCGCTCGCGACGCTCTTACCGACCTGCTTGTTCAGGCCGGGACCAGAGATCTGCAGGTGCGCCTGCAGGAGCATCAAACCACTGATCTTCGCGCTGACGTGCACACTCGAGCCCGCCGTGACCGTACCGGCCGGAGGCGTGATGGACGCACTCGCGAGCGGCGGACAAGCCTCCGCGGCGACCGCGGGGTGGCTGCTCAGACCGACAGCGATCGCTGCACCGACCATCGGGGTCATCAGGCTGACCGCCACGGCCTTGCGGACCCTCGTCACGACGCCGTCCCTTCGTCGGAAGCTTCCACCGTCACCGTCCAGAGAGCCCTGTCAGACTTTGGATCCCTGGACGACAACTCGGATGATCACGGGCTCCACCGGTCCGCAAGTGGACCGTGACCCTTCGCGACCATCGGAAGTGATTGCCGAGCACCCTATCGGACTGTGTCTCCAATAGAGTCACGGATTCACACAAAATGCAACGATCACAGTTGATGTCAGTAACGGCCCGCAGGGAAATCCACGGCACGGATCCCTAAGCGTCCGAAAGCCACAGCGAGCCCCACCCGAGGCGGGACACCGCGACCTGCGCACGAAGCTACCTAACGCGAGCGCACCAGCAACCTCACGTCTCGGCCGAGATCGACGTCGTGGTCCCCGCCGGTGAGCTGGAGGCGTTCGACGCGCGGGTGGCCGCGGCCGGCGGCGGGCGACGGCCGGCGGGCGGGCGCGGACCCGCCGCGGTCAGGCCGGGCACGTCGAGGTGCCGGCGGACCGCCGGTAGCCGCCAGGAGCGTCAGGTCCGCGTCGAGGGGCACCGGCCGCCGGGCGTCACGTGGTGCCGGCGCGCGTGGAACGTTTGCCGGCTCGCCCACGATGCGGTCGACAGCGGCGATCTCCTCTTCGCGGTCCTCGACGATCCGGCCAAGCGCACCAGCGAGCTAATGGGTCTTCCACCCGCCTGAGGCCCCTCGCTTCACCGCACGCCCGACGCCATCGCATCAACACACGCCGAAGCTCATCGCTCACCACACGGCCCGCAGCCGCCCGAGGCTAGCTTCACCGCACGAACGGCAGCCGGCCGAGCCTTGCTCCGCACGACCCGCAGCCGCCCGAAGTTCATCGCTCACCACACGGCTCGCAGCCGTCCGAGGCTTGCTTCGCACGACCTGCAGCCGCCCGAAGCTCATCGCTCACCACACGGCCCGCAGCCGCCCGATGCTTGCTCCCGCCGTCCGAGGCTTGCTTCACCGCACTGACATGGTCTGCGGCCGCACCCGCGAGCCGCGAGCCGCGAGCCGCGAGCCGCGAGCCGATATTTCACCCCCTCTCCCCGCCACGCCACGCCGCGCCGCGTCACGCCATGCCACGCCGCGTCACGCACCCGCCAGCGGGCTAACAGGTTCACCCTCATGCCGCGCACTCGCCCGCGCTCCACGGGTGCTCCCCAGCGACTCACGTCCGCCTGACTCAGTGGGGCGGTGGCTGCGTGCTGCATGGCAACGGCGGATCGCAGAGGCCCAGGCCCCTCTCCGGACCTGCTCTCGCACGCGCGGTCGCGGTCAAGTGGCCCATGGCAGGAAGGGCTCGTATCTCGGTTACGACCACCACGTCCGAGATGCGACCGTGGAAGACGCATTGACGCAGCCTTCCGCCAGAGCCATGAGCGATCCGCGCGGCCAGTTCGCACGCGTTCCCCTCTCCATCGGCGAAATGCGCAGCCGCGGCGAGCGCCGCGAGATCGGCCGCCGCGTACGCCCGATGCCGAGCCGCTCGTACACCGCCCACGGTCATTGCCATCGTCGCGACCGACCAGATCAGGCCGATCAGCGCCAGCATCCACAGAGTGCCGGAACCACGATCTTTCGATTGGCGCCCCAAGTACTCACGTCCTCGTCTGCGTCGGTTGATCAGGAAGCTGCCCGTCCGTCGATCGGACGCTCTCCGCTGATTGAGTCGCTTGTTTCACCCAGCTCGCGGCATCCGGTGCTGATCGGGCCACCGTTCGCCGTCCCGTCTATTGCGCCTGCCGGGCGCCGATCCGTGCGCCATGAGGACCCCGGTTCGTGTGACGGCGAGAGGACACCACTGATTGGGGCACTGACCTGGCCGCACGAGGTGACGGCGAGAGCAGATACAACTGCTCGAGGCACTGACCTCGCCGCACCAGGTGACCGCGAGAGCAGATACAACTGCTCGAGGCACTGACCTCGCCGCACCAGGTGACCGCGAGAGCAGATACAACTGCTCGAGGCACTGACCTCGCCGCACCAGGTGACCGCGAGAGCAGATACAACTGCTCGAGGCACTGACCTCGCCGCACCAGGTGACCGCGAGAGCAGATACAACTGCTCGGGACACTGACCTCGCCGCACCAGGTGACCGCGAGAGCAGATACAACTGATCGGGACACTGACCTCGCCTCATCCGGTGCGTCTCATTCGCTTCGGGCTCTGGGCATTGGGCTACGGGCTTCCGGCTCTGTCGCGGCGATTGCCTGGGCTCGGAGTTTCAGTGGAGGGAAGAGGCCTTTGAGCAGCGGGCGGGCCTCGGCTCGCACGACGACCCTCGTCGTCGCTGGATCGCGGACCAGGCTGACGTTCGCG
It encodes:
- a CDS encoding DEAD/DEAH box helicase is translated as MRRLLAEPRNRERITHVENVPAREGRHADWPSWVPRLVVDRLRHAGISEPWEHQAQAADLAHEGTSVIVATGTASGKSLAYLLPALDAVFSGGTVLYLSPTKALAADQLRALRGLKLAQLRSSTFDGDTSAEDRTWVRQYANYVLTNPDMLHRTMLPGHARWAPYLRRLRYVIVDEAHGYRGVFGSHVAQVLRRLRRICARYGTSPVFVLASATASSPGASASRLTGVPVAEVGDDASPRGATSFALWEPPLTELRGEHDAPIRRTATAEAADLLADLVVEDVQTLAFVRSRRGAESVALGAKRALAEISPSLPAQVAAYRAGFLPEERRALEKALRSRSLVGLASTNALELGVDVSGLDSVIICGWPGTRASLWQQAGRAGRAGQDALAVLIARDDPLDTYLVHHPSAIFGTPVEATVLDPDNPYVLAPHLCAAAAELPLTENDLSMFGPTALEVVSDLVRRGMLRHRPAGWFWTKRQRASELADIRGAGGPPVQVVEEATGRLLGTVDEPSAHTTVHDGAVYLHQGESYVVRTLDLDDSVALVSAADPDYTTTARDVTDITILETLRSTSWGEAELCFGTVEVTRQVVSYQMRRLASGQVLGEHPLSLPPRTLRTRAVWWTLPEEALAALGDVDVAGSAHAAEHASIGLLPLFATCDRWDIGGVSTAMHPDTSRMTVFVYDGHEGGAGFAERGYERAGAWLRSTREVIAACECEYGCPSCIQSPKCGNGNDPLDKHGALDLLDALLKQAPQE
- a CDS encoding Rv3654c family TadE-like protein — translated: MGRQSKDRGSGTLWMLALIGLIWSVATMAMTVGGVRAARHRAYAAADLAALAAAAHFADGEGNACELAARIAHGSGGRLRQCVFHGRISDVVVVTEIRALPAMGHLTATARARAGPERGLGLCDPPLPCSTQPPPH